The DNA sequence CCACGTGTTAGGTGTGTCATTCTGTGATCTGGTGCAGAATTACCAACAGTGATTCATCATGgtttctaaataaaacattttcataCGTGGATACCACCTTTgtgttttaaaaacaaaaacgcATGTGACAGTTTTTTCATGTACAAAATCTAATGTCACTTCCAATTGGCATCGTCCTATGTAATCTAAAAGCCATCACATATTGCGATGTCATGCTACCAAGGAGTTAATGGATAGAGATAACAATAGAAAAAGTTTTGAAGTACATATTATAGTTTACTCAGCTCTAGGATTACATctcattcatttataaaatatttggcATAAAGTTTTGTGATTACTCTTCTAGAAAATATGAGTGTATTTGGGCATGTGATACATATTATCAaagtttatatttatgaaaaatagacAATGATCGAGTAAAGAGTGTTAGAAAATAAACCTATTATAGTGATTTATGATTGCTCTCGTCCTTATCTACTTCTAAATAACAAAGTTTGGTCAGTTTATAATCAGACTCTACTAAacttaataaagataaaaagagatttattataatattgaatAATGGTTTGTGTATAAGGTGGTCCTTTGATTTAGGTGATCTTTCCTTAATAGACtttagatatattttaaaaatattatatcattgaTCAACTATCAATAGAGGACCACCGATCCCATTGTCATTCTTAAATAAGTGAAGAAGATGTATTCAATTTTCTCATTGATTGGATTTTTTAGTATTCGAGAAACTGCTAACCAATAGTATTGATtacaaaaataagtttaattattattttgatcctaattttgattaaaaatttgtaaattaatttttattaaattatgtgttaatttgtaatttgtatttttttagtttaaatacaattttagttttaattttgattgaaaagTTGCGAAtagattttcatttttacaattggataatgatactttaacctacTTTTTTTTGACTTACTTTGAACTCACCatttcaatcaccattagatcatcacatcacatcacatcactaaaaaaaatcaaaatagattaTTTAATGATGATTGATGTACTAGGTTAAGAATATGTCagaaaaaataggttaaaatatcattttcctttacaATTAAGTACTGGATCGATGACATTCAAATCAAATCACAGTGTCTTTTgtggatttttatttattttttaaaatcaacgTATTTTTGCAACTTTTTTGTCTATATGTCAAGTGTCATGGTGTGACACCTAACAACCACTTATCATTATCTTGTACTCAATTCACTTCTTTTTAGACTGAACAATATTGTCaataagttattatttatataaatgttatactaatatttatattaaaattaattaatttattaaataattataaaattatttttaaaccaactgtAACGATATTATTAGattctatttaaataaattacttttaatcttataaaaaaaatatgaattaatactataataattataaagacttactcttataaataaaacttaaatttatttaataaatacaataatatttatatgataaataacGAAGTACTGTctcacttaaaataaaataaaatatataataagtatttatctcacttaaaaatattaaaatttaaaatgaaaataacttaaaaaattatttttagtttatagttaaaaaatataaaaaataaataattaatatctacatattaaattataataatagttacttttatatcaataaagtaatttaatatgtaattactttaattattttaatttaatatattaaaattttaattttaataaaaatattaatctagcatttatataaataataaatttagttttaatttgaaaagagataatatatttataaaagaattagaTTAAATACAAGACCATTACACTCATCATTTATACATGACATTACCATTAATATATGACTATGTCATGTGACATTGATAACATTATAGTGTCACTCCAAATAGTCCAAATAGTCCGACACatgaacaacaaaaattaaaaagaaaagttaaattaaaaaataataaaaattacgaaCTAGTATGTGAAATGTGTTTAGAACCATTACTACTTTACCaattaaaatgatgtaattgactcaattttttcaaaaaagttaagacttagattaaaaaaaattaacttttcaacaaaaaatagtaattaagtcaaaaagttaaaataagttttattataCACTCCTATAAGTTTTAATGCAATCCAACAGCTGTTTTTTCTTTCCTATCAATTATTAACTcgttaatttataaattactttACGAATTATAcataattgtaacatcccatatTATTAGAATCTCtattaattaaagtattttataattaatattaaatgtaataattacatAAGTATAATCCATGTATTACGATATTTGTCAATAATTTACttgacagttttttttttcttctaaaacattatatttaatcaAAAGAATAGGAACTTTGTGCAATACAAAAGAATCTATACATAGAGCTTTCACTTTCTATACCACTCCAAGAATATCTCACTATTACAAACCCTCACCTACATTATTTCTGCAAACCCTCACCTACATTATTTCTTGCTCGTGCAAAAATACATGATTATAACAAACAGAGACATAACCATAAAATACATGATTATAACAGACAGAAACATAACCATAAACCAGGATAAGctactatatttaaaaaagaataaataatgattttcaaacaattcattCACTACACACAATTATTTAAACCAACTATAATTTCTACTCCAGAGAATTTTGTGCACTAAATTAACCTCAGATTCTTTACATATCATATGAATCCCGATAGATTTTGACATTTAATATTTCGATTATACCTACCTAATCCCTTTTCATATGATAGGGATAACACACTTGTAACACATCATAATGGttctcttttaaataaaatccgTCATAAAAATCTAGGTAATCTCCTAATTGAATTCCTATCAATGCACATTAACACTAAAATGAAATGTTTACTTCCTCGAATGTCATTCCACTTACATCAAAATCAATAACATATACAATATTCTTCATCAAATTTATATCTAAATATGTTCATCTCATTAATTTCATACATTACATCTCTCTTTCTTATATCTAAATATGTTCATCTCATTAATTACATTACATCTTATTTGCAAATCCCTTTCGCTTACTTAGCCAACAGGACCCTGCACAATTTTCATAAATTCATCCCGCAAGTCTTATGTCATCCAGCTAAGTGAAACATTCCTGCTTCTCTTACTTTTCACAAAAACATTCTCCCTTGACGGTTGTATCACTCACCCGCAAATCATGCttcaaatacaaaatttctGAAAGATTAAAAATGGACCACTcgtcacctttttttttttatggtggTGTGTAAAATGattgaattaatattaattaaaagaaacataatctaattttataatagtaGCACAGTTAACACTTTACAACGGTAAAAACTAAAGTTTCAGATCATACATTAGTatatttgtcaaaatttcaataatatacATTAATGTTTATCAATATTACGGATAAAAAGGCAAAtgttttaagtttataatataactttttaagaAAACCGTTAAAATGGTATTGTATTAAACTTCTATTGACATGTTATAGACGACCATTTCTCGGggtttttttcttccaaatttcTGATTCTTTGATAAATGtctctttaaataaattttatagtttaattaaacAAGTTTCCAACCAGTTCAACAGATGTTTTATCAAACAGACAGATTGAATCCAGATTTCCGAGTATTCATGTAAGTTTCCTGCCATACCTTTGATTTTTTTAGGAAAAACATTGACTAAGAAACTTAGTAGAATAGAAGTtctatatagatagatagaatTATGGGCTGAAAtaatctataaaaatattttatctttagtgTTGATAAGATCTGATTCCATAATGATCAGATCAAGTTAGATGAAAGAAATCTTCCATTCAAACGTGATGGGTTGAAGCTGGAGGCACTCACCTTCGTTCATTTGTAAAGACTCAAAAACGAACAATTCCTTTGTTGCTAAAGAACCCCTAGGGGTATTCCAAAATATTTGCATCTGTACCTATATTGAACAAAGAAAACAACGAGTGAGGTGTTCGGATATTTAACTttctaaagttaaaaattatattgagcCACCAACACTAACCATAGTAATAATTGTCACGCGAGTATCTTGCTAAAGCAAGTGCGGAGCTTGTAGTTGTAGGAATCCCGCGCTCCAAAAGCACAAAGAATGCTTTCTTGATAAATAAGCCAATGATTAGACTCCCTACAATTAATATTTAccttaatttcataaattaagaGAATTGAAGCCATGTAACTACTCAATGTAGTGTTCTGATTCATATTAGAacatatattccaaattttataattcactTACTGTATCAATTAAAGAAacattcttcaaatgaaacacaTTTTAATCCTCTAAAAATTaaccaaaaaatgttttaacagCGTTCCAAAAACATTAGTTTAAAAACTTCCTTATAATGTCTTCTATTTTCCACCACTTGACTGTCCACTTAAACTAAAACGCAACCCAAACAAAGACCATAATCATTAGCAAATGTCGATCTAATAATGAATGAAAAGGCTAATGTAAAAGTCAATATGTGTGTCACAACAATGCAGATAGTAAAGGATGATTGTTCATAATAATACAGTCTAAGCCTCAATTCAATATATGAAAACAGTAAAAagtcacttaaaaaaatatacaactaataagtttttcaattttgatgGGTTTTATAAGCTGAATATGGTCATTAGGCTGAAAATTTAACTGCTTTAGGGCAATTGAATTATGTTGTAAGATTAAATGCAAAACAAGAGGGCTTCAAGCTTTATGGCATACACCATGATACGCACAATGTAATACACATATCTCCTCTATCAACcttcacaaaattaaatataaaaaaattagtcaatcaaCAACAGACTTTTAAGTTTCATGAATCAATTGTAGGTATAGCATACATAATGATTGTTGCATAGTACACGACTTTCAGTACCAAGATTCATCCAAACTGCAGTGAAGTTCTACAAAGtgtcaatataatatatttaccaGATTTGATCACTTCAGTTACAAAAGGAATGTCGAATTTGCAACTCAAGTCTTCGAAATTGATGCAGGTGATTTGCCAGAACCTTCCAATACTGCCGTGGGATCAGAGAACCTGGTTGAAGTTTCGTCTGGTCCTTCCAAATTTATTTCACTGAAGCTTCTTTTCTTTGATGGAGTATTTGTATTTGTGCTTTCATTTTCCTTCTGCTTTCCCttgcctttttcttttctgttgcCAGCCTCCTTTTCAGATTGCGGTTCTCCATTAGGAAGCGGAAACAATGGAGGCTCCTGGCCACTCAATCGACAAAACACTCGCTCAACAGTTTCACTTATCTCTTTTCCCAGGCCATTATTGTCTACAATTAAATCCCAAACTGATTTTGAGGCTTTTTCAAGTACAGAAGCTCTGCATGAAATAAACATTCATGTAAGAAAAATACAGAAGACCAGAGATCGAAGTATTCTTCTAAGGTATACAATGATAAACATGAAAATACAATCCTAATGGGAATAATGACTTCTAACAACATAAGAATTCTTCAAAGGCCTACATGAACATCTACAACAAAACACAATAGTTATTCAGGAATAAGAGGGTAAATGGAAGAACTTAATGGAGTGTGCCAGAAAGAGCGACTaagaattattttgaaattgtaCTACCAAGTAGCTGTACATTGAGGAACCCTGCTTATGAACTGTTTTAACCAATCCAATTCCAAACACACAGCTTCTACTTTCCAAACATGCAAAATCGTTGTGGGGCAGGGTATAAAAGGTTAATAGCAGAAATGAGTAAATTGCTGTGGCAATCCtctgaaaattaaaaactatcaCTTTGTTTTTGGCCTCTACAGAATTTTGGCATTAGTGTTGACCTCACAACAATATAAAGCAAAAtcaattataagaaaattgacATTAATTTTAGTTACTCAAACTCACAGTCTATACACAGATGACAGAACGATGATTTTGATGCAAATACATGGTTCCTTAATAACAGGCACCTAAGCATTGTTATCGTACATTGATTTGGAGATGAGCACAAAGAACCAAATTTGAGCATGCAAATCTAGGCATTGACAGAAACACTGGTGCAACTTATGCAAGAGGTAAGAAGCCCACATAGAGATAAGGTTGGATCTTAGGCAGATACTCCAACACACTTTGGACTTTCTGGATGGTGGCCGGAGGATGAAAAGACTATAGATTTGAATTTCAAAGTTTGGTAATCTAGCATAATATGTGACTTCAAAGCTGGATAAACAACATAAAACCACTGAGGTAGAAGAAACTTAAATTTTCAAGTGGATCCAGCACacttaaaacacaaaaatatggTCCAGTCAATAAGTTACCCGACCAGTAGAATGCGTTATGCCATATAGTGTGTAGAAAATTACTGATCTTTAAGAAGATTTACGCCAATGCTATGGATAATTGAAAACTACAAAATATTCCAGAATGACCACACCATATTTGTAGGATTTTCTCCCTTGCATTCAAAATTATTCCACTATTTAATTGTTGAGTAAAATAACATCATGCAAGCAGAATAGATCGTGTGTGTTCAAAACTTGGAAACCAAGTCCGGAGTTGGGTCAGAATTTGAACCTCTTCAAATATTTGTACTATTCTATTACAACCAAACATAATTTATTCATCCCTTCTGCGTACTGGTTGTCACTTATTTGCAGATTGGTTAGGTTCAGGCAGCTAAAGAGTACTAGAACGTTCAACATTGAACATAGAATACAGCAAAGTAGTACATGCAAGGAAATAGTGTGAAGAATCAAGAGGAATCGAGTATTAATTAAGAGTCGCCTTTTCAGGTTTTGGTAGCCAAataagtaacgagttggccccGGTAGATAGGTTaggaaaaataataacattccattatataattctataaaaatatttttttgaaatgtaCCTTAAAATgcatataacaaaaaatagatCTAATATGATACTTAATATAAGTTTATGTGTTATATAGTATCTTGCGTTAATTTTTCTTCATGATAagctatttataatttttaatttgccGACTAACATATGGAAATGCACTGCAGACCATAGCATATTTGCTATTTTCATGTGTAGCGAGAGTATTGTTCACACTGGCTAATGCAGCAATGCTACGGAGGCAGCTGCACTTTATCAATATACATGTCTTTTAGCTTAATTTGGAACATGACAGGACTTGTCTGAAGTGCACAGATTTGATTTATGTTCTTTATAAGAATAATTCAATGACCATAACCCTCTAACAAAATTCAGAATTCAGAATATAGAACATTTAGGTTCATGTATCACTTACTCAAGTTCTTGCCGAAGAGCATCAAAGAGCTCtcttttagtttgtttttcAGCACCGGGGGTGTTAAGAACCTTACTCTGCTCAGCCATCTTTATAGTAGTACTCTTCAATTCCTCCTGTATGAAACACAAAAACGATCAGACTACAGATCAGAGCAACTTGAAGAGAAATAGACAGGTAAAGACGCTATAGAACTTCCAAAATATTTCTACGAGGATTCGAAATCGAAAAAAATAGGAGTGTAGAAATTACATTGGCTTTGAGCTGGTTGATGATCTTCAATCTGAGTGCATCAATTGAGCCGTCGTTCATCAGCGACTCCAACACAT is a window from the Vigna unguiculata cultivar IT97K-499-35 chromosome 7, ASM411807v1, whole genome shotgun sequence genome containing:
- the LOC114192296 gene encoding uncharacterized protein LOC114192296, encoding MASSSIITPEDVLESLMNDGSIDALRLKIINQLKANEELKSTTIKMAEQSKVLNTPGAEKQTKRELFDALRQELEASVLEKASKSVWDLIVDNNGLGKEISETVERVFCRLSGQEPPLFPLPNGEPQSEKEAGNRKEKGKGKQKENESTNTNTPSKKRSFSEINLEGPDETSTRFSDPTAVLEGSGKSPASISKT